In Tenrec ecaudatus isolate mTenEca1 chromosome 4, mTenEca1.hap1, whole genome shotgun sequence, a single window of DNA contains:
- the LOC142447240 gene encoding small ribosomal subunit protein uS10-like, producing MAFKDTGKTPVEPEVAIHRIRITLTSRNVKSLEKVCADLIRGVKEKNLKVKGSVRMPTKTLRITTRKTPCGEGAKTWDRFQMRIHKRLIDLHSPSEIVKQITSISIEPGVEVEVTIADA from the coding sequence ATGGCATTTAAGGACACCGGAAAGACACCTGTGGAACCAGAGGTGGCCATTCACCGAATTAGAATTACTCTGACCAGCCGCAACGTGAAATCCTTGGAGAAAGTGTGTGCTGACTTGATCAGAGGGGTTAAGGAGAAGAACCTGAAAGTGAAGGGATCAGTTAGGATGCCTACCAAGACTCTGAGAATCACGACCAGGAAAactccctgtggggaaggtgCTAAGACCTGGGATCGATTCCAGATGAGGATCCACAAGCGTCTCATTGACTTGCACAGTCCGTCTGAGATAGTGAAGCAGATCACTTCCATCAGTATTGAGCCTGGAGTAGAGGTTGAAGTCACCATTGCAGATGCTTAA